In Carya illinoinensis cultivar Pawnee chromosome 7, C.illinoinensisPawnee_v1, whole genome shotgun sequence, the following are encoded in one genomic region:
- the LOC122316502 gene encoding uncharacterized protein LOC122316502, which translates to MAPEILLQLALLTLALAMFFVIHRLPKGALTKLRTKHRATLLSNRHFVQGSHLLDRARSTPHRIQSLNHAKSALLEAEKAVSLSPKDPAPHVLKAMALDLLGHKTSALRSLDLALSTPRVRSIVGKERGDALVKRAELKLGMNRKRRVDSAVEDLVEAVRLSENSNTRAYCLLGECYEWKGRKEEAREAFENALRVQPDSVAARHGLDRLSL; encoded by the coding sequence ATGGCGCCAGAAATTCTTCTTCAATTGGCGCTCCTAACCCTAGCGTTAGCAATGTTCTTCGTGATCCACAGGCTCCCAAAAGGAGCCCTAACCAAGCTCAGAACCAAGCACCGAGCTACCCTCCTGTCCAACCGCCACTTCGTCCAAGGGTCCCATCTCCTGGATCGGGCGCGATCCACGCCCCACAGGATCCAATCCTTGAACCACGCCAAGTCAGCTCTGCTCGAAGCCGAGAAGGCCGTCTCGCTCTCCCCGAAAGACCCCGCGCCTCACGTCCTCAAAGCCATGGCTCTGGACCTCCTCGGCCACAAGACCTCCGCGCTGAGATCGCTGGACCTGGCCTTGTCCACCCCGCGCGTGAGGTCAATCGTCGGGAAGGAGCGCGGGGACGCGCTGGTGAAGAGGGCAGAGTTGAAGCTGGGGATGAATCGGAAGCGACGAGTCGACTCGGCGGTGGAGGATCTGGTGGAGGCGGTGAGGCTGAGCGAGAATAGCAACACGAGAGCGTATTGTTTGCTGGGAGAGTGTTACGAGTGGAAAGGAAGGAAAGAGGAGGCCAGGGAGGCATTCGAAAACGCCTTAAGGGTCCAGCCAGATTCGGTCGCGGCTCGCCATGGCTTGGATCGGTTGAGTTTGTAG